Within the Pseudobythopirellula maris genome, the region AGCTTGCCACCGGCGGCGGTCTGGCGGTCTTGAGCCTCACGGTGGATCGCCTCAGGCCCCGTGGGGGCGCCGCCGGCCGGCGCGGCGCCGCCGAGGGTGACCGTCTGCCCCGCTGGCCCGCCGGAGCCGCTCACCACGGGCAGCCCCTGCACTTTGCGCGAGACATCGGCCCCGAGGGCGAAGCCTTGCAGGTAGCTTTGCTGCTCCGGTGAGAAGCCGTTTGATTCGTTGCTGTCGCTCATTTCGCCGCCTTCTCGATGCTGACCGCGCAGTCTTTGTAAGAGGGTTGGTGCGAGTAGGGGTCGAAGTGCGCCAGGGTCAGCTGGTTGGTCACGTCGTAGTGCATGGGGATGAACAGCTGGCCGGGCATCATGGTGGGCGAGACCGTCACGCCGACCTCGATCCGCCCCCGCCGCGACGTGAGCGCCACGCGGTCTCCGGTCCGGAAGCCCTCTCGCCTGGCGTCTTGGGCGCCGATCTCGACGTACGGCTTCTGCGGGTAGAGCTTGCGCAGCACGGCCGACTTGCTGGTGCGCGTTTGGGTGTGCCACTGCGAGGCGGCGCCGCGGCCGGTGAGCAAGAGGTAAGGAAACTCCTTGTCCGGCGGCTCGGGCATCGGCCGCGGCTCCTCCCACAGGAAGCGGGCCCGGCCGTCTTGGTGACAGAACCGCCCGTCGGCGAACAGCCGGCGTTGCTGATCGACATCCACGGCCTTCTCGGTGCAGGGCCACTGGGCGCCGCCCGCGCGGTCGAGGTCGGCGTAGTCTTCTACGCCCGTGATGTCGCTTGGCAGACCGGCCGAGAGTCGCTGGATGATCTTGAAAGCGGCTTCGGGCGTGGTCCACTCCTTGAACATCTCGCCGCAGCCCCACGCCTCGGCGATGAGCCGCAGGATCGAGAAGTCGCTGAGCGCCTCGCCCGGCGCCTTGCGGACCTTCTTGACCACGCCGAACCGGCGCTCGCTGTTGATGAAGGTCCCCTCCTTCTCGCCCCAGCCGGCGGCGGGCAGCACGAGGTCGGCCAACTGGGCAGTCTCGGTCGTGTGGTACATGTCTTGGACCACTAAGAAGTCGAGCTTTCCCAACAGCTCCCGGGCGTCGCTTTGGTGGATCCAGGAGTGGGCCGTGTTGGTGCAGAGGATCCACAGGCCGCGGATCTTGCCCTCGCGGATCCCCTCCATGATCTGGTGGTAGGGCCAGCTGTCCTCGGTGGGGATTTTCTCGACCGGGATGCCGAGCACGCCGGCCACGTGCTGGCGGTCGCCCTCGTTCGTGAAGTAACGGCCACCGAGCAACCCGGTGGTGTTGCTCCACAGCCGCGAGCCCATCGCGTTGCACTGGCCGGTGATGCTGTTGGCGCCCGTGCCGGGGCGGCCGATGTTGCCGGTCATCAGCGCCAGGTTGATCAGCGCCTGGGCGATGCGGGTCCCCTCGTAGTTCTGGTTGACGCCCATCGTCCACCAGAACGACACCCGTTGCCCCTCGTGGATCGTGCGAGAGAGGGCTTCGATCGTCTCGACCGCGATGCCGCTCGCCTGGGCGGCGCGCTCGGGCGTGAACGCCTGGACGAACTCGGCGAAGCCGTCGTAGTCAGCCGTATGGGCGTCGACGTAGCCGCGGTCGACCCAGCCCTCGCGGATCAGGACGTGGGCCACCGAGTAGAAGAACGCCAGGTCGCTCTTGGGTTTGATCGCCAAGTGCTCGGTCGCCGAGACGGCGGTCTCGGTCCGACGCGGATCGACGACGATGATCTTCGGGGCGTGTGGGTTGCGGCAGACACGCTCCCACATGATCGGGTGGGCGACGCAGAGGTTCGAGCCCACCAGCACCATCACGTCGGACTCCTCGAAGTCCTGGTAGGTGTACGGCGGGGCGTCGTAGCCGAACGACTGCTTGTAGGCCGTAGCGGCGGTAGCCATGCACTGGCGCGTGTTGCCGTCGCCGTGCAGCATGCCCATGCCGAACTTGGCGAGGCTGCCGAGCAGGGCCATCTCCTCGGTGACCAATTGCCCGGTGCTGAGAAAGGCGACCGATCCCGGCCCGCTCTCGGACTGGATCCGCTTGAAGTTGTCACAGAATTCGTTGAGCGCGACGTCCCAGGCGGCCGGCTCGAGTTCGCCGGTGGGGCCTCGCAACAGCGGCGTGGTCGCGCGGTCCGGCGCGTCGAGCACGGAGAGCGCCTCCCAGCCCTTGGGGCAGGCCATGCCGAGGTTCACCGGGTACTCGGTCGTGGGTGACAGGTTGACCGCCTCGCCCTCCTTCAGGTGGATCTTCAGCCCGCAGCCCGTCGAGCAGTAGCCGCAGACCATCGTCGTGGTGGCGTCGGGCTTGATCTTGGCCGGCACCTGACCGAGGCCGAACTCGCCCGGCGTGCGTAACAGGTCTCGCGTCAGCGAGCCGCCGATCGGGTTGTGCACGATGCAGCGCAGCTTCTCGGCGACGCCGGTCGGTTCGGTCTGCTGGGTAGGCGCGGTGCTCATGACTTGATCCCGCCGGGCATCCTGAGGGGAACGACCGCGGAGAAGTACAGGTAACGCTCGGCGATCTCACCGGCGAAGACCGCCGCCAACGCCATGCAGGCCAAGGTCGCCCCGGGCACGCCGCCGATCGTGGCGGCGCCCAGAGTGAGCACCAAGCCGCCCAGGGCGGAGCAGGCGAACCGCAGGGCGGTTTGCACGCGCATCGGCCCGACCATCAGGCCGGCCGACATCGCCAGCGGGTGATCGGGCTTCACCAGCCAAAGCATGAGCCAGGCGTCTTGCAACAGCTTGATCACCGAAGCGGTCGCCACGAGCAGAGCGAGCATGGGGCCAACCACACCGACCGCCTGGTCACGGACGGCCTGGGTGACGCACCAGGTGGCGAGCGTGGCGCTGCCGCCGAGCGTGAGCGGCGTGAGACCGAACTTGAGGAAGGTCATGGCGTGGCTCCAAAGGACGCGACGGGTAAAGATGTAGATCATGGCCGAGCAGAACACGCCCGCGGCGCCGACGGCGATGGCGGAGAGCTCCGTGGGCGCCCGCAGCCAGCTGACCGGAACGGGGACCCAGGCCAGCACCGGCTCGGTCCACGCGCTCGGCACGAGCGGCAGCGCGGCGAGCAGCGTGGCGGCGATCGCCGCCGGGGCGAAGCCGCCGAACACGAGCGCCTCGCGGCTGAGCCACGAGTGGCGCCAGCCGAGGATCGCCCGGAAGGCGTACAGCGGCCGGCCCAGGTGCAGCGGCGCCAACCCGAGACCCGCCAGGCCCATGCCGGTGGCCAGGGCGAACGAGGCGGTCTCGAACCACGGCGAAGAATCAGCGGCGAGCCAACGCGCGAGCGCGGTGAGCGCCACCCCGCCGACCGACGCTTGTGTTAGAACGAGCATCACCAACAGCGGCCAGTGGGCGTGCTGCGGCTCAACGACGCCGCGGTCGGCGCCGATCGCCGTGGCCGACATCGGCCTCTTGCTTCGATAGACGGTCGTCGGCTTCGTGAAGTCCGAAGGCGGCGTGCCGGGGAGCCACTCCCCCTCGAGCCCCACCCGCTTCGATTCCTCGACGCTCACCACCGAGATGCGGATCGCCTGGTTCGGGCAAGCCTGCACACAGGCCGGCGCCTCGCCCTCTGCGAGCCGGTCGTGGCACATGTCGCACTTGCGGACGATGCCCTTCGACTCGCTGTACTGCGGCACCTCGTAAGGGCACGCCATCGTGCAGTACTGGCAGCCGAAGCATTGGTCGTCGAGGTGGCGCACCACGCCGGTGACCGGGTCTTTTTCGTAGGCGTTCGTCGGGCAGCCGGCCAGACAACCCGGGTCGACGCAGTGGTGACACGCCGTCGTGATGTGCTGGATGATCGGCAGCGCGCCCGTCGCTGCTGCGGCGCCCGATTGCGAGCCAAAGTCGTTAAGCTGCCCGACCCAACGCCAGGTCTCGCCCTCCTCCAGCCCGTTGAGGTGGTGGCACGCGCTCACACACGCCTTGCAGCCGCTGCACGCGTCGAGGTCGACGTCGAACGCGTATTGCTCGCCCTCTCCGGGGGCCGTGAGCGGGATCAGGTCGCGGTAGTACTTTGACTGGGCCGGGGCGACGCCCGCCTCGTGCGCGTCGGCGAACCGCTCCACGGGTGTCATCCGCTGCTGCTCATCGAGCAGCGACCGCACCGTTGGCGCGCCATTGACCACAACGCCGCTGTGGCCGTTGCCGGCGTGCGGAGGTGGCGGATCGGCGGTGAGCGTTTCGGGGGGCATGCCTAAGCGGTGTGCTTCCTTTAGCGGATCATCGTGACGATCGCGGCGATACGCTCGCCTTGGTAGAACGGCAAGGCGACGCCGGTGTTCAGCCCGTACTCGCCGAGCTGGTCGCCGCGTCCCGGCTCGAAATCGGGCAGCCGCGTCGATACGAGCGGCGCCCCGGTCTGGGCGGCTCGGCCTACGAGCCCCTGCCCCGGCGCTAGCCGCATCGTCGCGCTTGGGGGCCCCAGGTCGACGAACGGCCCATACACGCCGCTCGCCAATCGCCACACCGTGCCGGTGGGCGATGACCCTTCGGCTGGCGCCCAGATCTCGAAGCAATGGGCGATGGGCGTCTTGGCGGCCGAGAGCATCAGCACGACCGAGTCGATGTCGAGCGTTCCACGCATGATCGGCAGGCTCAAGGCCGAGGCGAGCCCCTCGGCCTTGGCGCCGGCGGCGCGCATAAATTCTTTCGACGCGCCAACGTTGCCGATCAACTGCGGGAAGCGAGCTTCCCGCGTCTTGCCAGGCAGCCCGGCGCCGCGCGGGAACTTGACGTACTGGCTCACTTTGCCGAAACGTTCGAGATTGGCGTGATAACCGTTTTCGAGGCTCAGCTCGTCGCGGTCGTTGCGACGCCACACCTCGAAAGCGCCCTGCGCATTCGAATTGTGGTCGCAGAGAAAAACGACCACGCCGTGCAGCCGCTCGCCGCTGAGGCACGGGATAGCGATGCCGCTGGTGAGACCCGCCTCGCGGGCAGTGTGGTCGCGTACAAAGCCGGCTTGGAACAGGTTGTCGAGCAGCACCGGTGAGCGATCGGCCCACGCCATGCCGGGCAGGCCTTCTCCGGGGGCGAAGGTGATCGTCGCGCTCTCGGCCTGCAACGCTTGGTGCGGCCCGTAAGAGCCGCTGGCCCATTCGAGCCGATCTCCGCTTTCGGTCGGTCGCCACACTTCGACCACCGGGGCCAGCTCACGCGCGGCACCGCCCAGCGTAGGTTGGGTGGCCGTCTCGTCCATGATCGTGATTCCGCCGTAAGTCGTCATATCCCGTCTGCTGGGCCTGGGGGGGAGGATGCTTGCCTGGAAATCGGCGCCTGCGAGCGACGCCTCAAACGGCCGCCGCCAGCGGCGTCTCTTTGTTCTCGCGGGCGATCTCTCTCGCCGGCAGTTCGTGCGTGGTCGTGGTCATCGCCTGGAACACATGCATCGTGCCATCGTCGTTGCTCGAATCGTCGCCGCTGTGGTCTTGCTGCTCGAGGAACGACACGAGACTGCCGCGCAGGTCGTAGTACATCGGGTGCTCGAGCACCTCGCTCCGCACGCGGGGACGCTCGAACGGCAGGTCGAGCAGCTGACCCACCTTGGCGGCCGGGCCGCTGGTCATCATGCAGACACGGTCCGACATGTAGATCGCCTCATCGACGTCGTGCGTGATGATCATGGTGGTGATCCGCTCGCGGTTGAGGATGTCAATGATCACGTCTTGCAGGTCCATCCGCGTGAGCGAGTCGAGCCGGCCGAACGGCTCGTCGAGCAGCAGCATCCGCGGCTTCAGCGCGATCGCCCGGGCGATGCCGACGCGCTGCTGCATGCCGCCGGACATCTCACGCGGGTACTTGTTCATCGAGTCGGCGAGCCCCACGGCGGCCAGGTAGTGCTCGCAGATCTGACGACGTTCCGCCTTCGTGCCGTGCGGGTAGACCTGGTCGACGCCCAGCAGCACGTTCTCGAGCGACGTGAGCCACGGCAGGAGGCAGGGCGACTGGAACACAACCGCTCGGTCAGGCCCGGGGCCCGAGATCTCGCGCCCCGCCACGGCGATGCTGCCGCCCGAGGTCTCATTGAGACCAGCGACCATCGTCAGCACCGTGCTCTTGCCACACCCCGAGTGGCCGATGACGCTCACAACCTCGCCCTTACGCATGATCAGGTCGAAGCCATCGACCACCACCACGTCGTCGGCGTACGGGTTGGGGTACGCCTTGGTGAGATTGAAGATCTCGACGTATCGGTTGTCGTTTGTGTTAGACATTCAGAAGCCGCCCACGAATAAAGACGAATAAGTAACGAATCGAAGAACAGTTCAAGCATTCGGTGGCAGAAAAACCGGTCGTATTTGGAGTGTGTGTGGAGAGTGAGGGTTGAGTGTCCATAAAGCCTTGTGATTCATTTGCCGCAATTTGCGCGTTTTCGTGGGCTATTTTCTTCAGCCCACAAGATGCACCGGCTCGCCCGGCAGCACCGGCTCGAGGTCGGGCAGCGGTGTCTCGGGCCGGATCACGAGTTGCTTGGCCTCGCTGTTGATCCGCAGCATGTAGTTCGTCACGTCGTTGCGCAGGCGCTTGAATTCGGGGTTGAAGTTGAGCGTCGCGCGGTCACGCGGCCGGGGGAGCGTCACCGGGAAGTCTTGTCCCAGGTACGAACTCGGCCCCGGGGTGAGCGGCACGATGCGGTCGGCCATCAGCACCGCCTCGTCGACGTCGTTGGTGATCATCACCACCGTCCGTTTGTCTTCTTCCCAGATGCGGATGATCTCGTCCTGCAGCACCGCGCGGGTGAGCGCGTCGAGCGCCGAGAGCGGCTCGTCGAGCAGCAGCACCTCGGGCTGCATCGCCAACGTGCGTGCCAGCGAGAGCCGTTGCCGCATGCCGCCCGACAGCTCGCTCGGCAGCTTGCTCTCCGAGCCGGTCAGGCTGACCATGTCGATGTAATGCTGCAGGTAGTTGCGGCGTTCGGCGCCCGACTTGTCGGGGAAGACCTGCTTCACCGCCAGTTCGATGTTGCCCACCACCGAGAGCCACGGCAGCAACGAGTAGTTCTGGAACACGATCCCCTTGTCGGGCCCCGGCTTGCTGACGACCGCGCCGCCGATCCGAACCTCGCCCGAGTCGGGCTTCTCCAGCCCGGCCAGGAGCGAGATCAGCGTGCTCTTGCCGCTGCCCGAGAAGCCGATCACCGCGACGAACTCGTTCTCATCGACCGACAGGTTGGCCCCCTCCAACACCTCGTATCGGTTGGAAGGAGGGCCGAAGCCGAAGTTCACGTTGTCGAGTTCGAGGTAGGACATGGGGGGTAGCGGTCAGCTCTCAGCGATCAGCTCGTGGAAGGGGCAAATAGTTTGCTTGTCACAAAAAACTGACAGCTGATCGCTGACAGCTGAACGCTCTCCTAGATCGCCGTCGGCGCGCCGTCAAAGCTCACTAACCGTTGGAACACGATCATCATCCGGTCGAGAGCCAAGCCGATCACGCCGACGATGAACACCACCACGACCATCTTGGCGAACGAGTCGCTGGCGCCATTGTTGAATTGGTCCCACACGAACTTGCCGAGGCCCTCGCTCGAACTCAGCAGTTCGGCGGCGATCAGCACCATCCAGCCGACGCCCAACGAGATCCGCAGACCCGCGAACACCAGCGGCAACGCCGAGGGCAACACGATCTTCAGCAGCCGGTCCCAGAACCCCAGTCGCAGCACGCGGGCGACGTTGATGTGGTCCTTGTCGACGCTCGCCACGCCGAACGCCGTGTTGACCATTGTGGCCCACAGCGAGCAGAGCGCCACGGTGATCGCCGAGGCGATGAACGCCGGGTTGATCTGGTACTGCCCCAACCACGGCAGGTCCCACAGCCACTGCATCAGCGGGTTCTTGTCGGGGTCGGGGATGAAACCGCCGACGATGATCAGCGCCACCGGCAGCCAGACGATCGGCGAGACCGGTTTGAACAACGCGATGAACGGCGTCATCGCCGCCATGAAGGTCTTGGATAACCCGCACAGAACGCCGATCGGGATCGCGATCGCCGAGCCGATCAAAAACCCTGTGAACACGCAGAGCACGGAGCGCTTGATCTGGTACGGCACGGTCGCCGGCTTGGCGTAGGCCGACTCGTCGATCCGCTCGATGCGGTCGGCGCTGCGAACCACGCCGGTGGCTGCCTTGTACAGCCCGTCGGGGTCGGCGGCGTAGAGCTTCGCCTGGGCCGCCTCGAGTCGGGCCTCTTCCTTGGCGACTTTCGTCTCGCGGTTCGCACGGGTGAGTTGGTCGCGCATCTTGCCCAGATACTGCCGTTCCTCGGCCACGGCCGTCTGCCGGGCCAGGGCTCGCTCGACCACCGGGTCTTTGTAGCCGCGGACGAGCGACTCCTCGTCTTTGATCACGCGCAGCGCTTCTTTCGCCTCGTCGTTTTTAAGACGGTGTTCACGCACCAGCACGACGTAGGCGTCGCGAGCCGTTTGGTCGCCGTCGGCGGCAGCCGCGGCGGCCGTTTCTAGCTGAGCCTCACGAGCGGCTTCTTGCTGGTCGAATCGGGCTTCGGTCTCTTCAAGACGCTCTCGGATCGGATCGATCTTCACGGCGAGCGCCTCGGCCGCTTCGGCCTTAGCCTCGGTTACCGCCTGATCCGCCTCTTGCTCAACCGACTCCAGGGCGGCAAGCCGTTCTTCGACCTCAGCCAGCTTCTTCTCGCGGGCTGCGCCGGTGAGATTGAACGCCGCTTGCTTGTCATTCTCCCGACGGTGAAAGGCCCAGATTGAGCTTGCCGATTGCCAGGTCTCGACCGGGTTGGGCAGCTTGCCCGCTTTGGTTTGGATCCGCTCCGACACGAAGAACCAGGCTAGAACGAAAGCCGCGATCGCGAGCAGCGGCACGACGATGTACTGGCCGATCTTCTTGATCTGCTTGTCACGCTCCTCGCCGTAGCACAGCAGCACCACCGGCGTGAGGAAGTTCAGTCCGGCGATGTCGATCGCCTTGATCAGCTTGTATTTCATTGCGTCCGAGCGAACGGCCTGGGGTTGGTTTCTCCTTCCCCCCTTGGGGGAGGGAGTAATGGAATCAGTCCTTGTTGCCGATGGCGTGCGAGTTCAGGTACTCGATCGGCTTCTTGCCGTCGTACGAGACGCCGTCGATGAACTCGTTGGTGGGCGGCTTGTAGCCGTCTGCGCCAAACGGGAAGTCGCTTTCCTCGGCGAGCCCCTCGTCGATCAGGATCTGGGCCGCCTCGAGGTAAACCTCGGGCTTGTAGACTTCTCTGGCGGTCTCGTCGTACCACGAGGCGGGCTTGGGGTCGGTGATCTGGCCCCAGCGGCGCATCTGCGTGAGGAACCAAACGCCGTCTGAATACCACGGGTACGTTGCGTGGTATTTGAAGAAGACGTTGAAGTCGGGCATCGCCACCTTGTCGGTCTTCTGGAAGAAGAAGTACCCGGTCATCGAGTTCTTGATCACGTCGTAGTTGGCGCCCACGTAGTCGGGCCGCGACAAGATGCGGGCCGCCTCCTCGCGGTTGACGAGATTCCCCTCGTCGTCGGTCTCGTCGAGCCATTTGCCCGCCAGGATCAACGCTTTGACGACCGCCAGGTGTGTCTGCGGGTTCTCGTCGGCCCAGTCCTGGGTGACGCCGAACACCTTCTCGGGGTTGTTCTTCCAGATCTCGTAGTTCGTGACCACCGGCACGCCGATCCCCTTGTCGACCGCGGCTTGGTTCCACGGCTCGCCGACGCAGTAGCCCTGGATGTTGCCCGACTCGAGTGTGGCCGGCATCATCGGAGGCGGCGTGACAGAGAGCTCGACGTCGGCGTCGGTGCGACCGCCGATGTCGCTCTTGGTGTACATGCCGGGGTGGATGCCGGCGGCCGCCAGCCAGTAACGCAGCTCGTAGTTGTGCGTCGAAACGGGGAACACCATCCCCATCTGCAGTTTCTCCCCCTCGTCGAGCTTCTCGTCGACGATCGGCTTCAGCGCGTCGGCAGAGATCGGGTGCTCCGGCTCGTCCGTGTCGAGGTCAGGGTCGTTCTCCTGCATCTGCTCCCAGATGGAGTTCGACACGGTGACGCCGTTGCCGTTCAGGTCCATCGTGAAGGCGGTGATCACGTGGGCCTTGGTGCCAAAGCCGATCGTGGCGGCGATCGGCTGGCCGCTGAGCATGTGGGCGCCGTCCAACTCGCCGTTGATCACGTTGTCGAGCAGCGTCTTCCAGTTCGGCTGCGCAATCACCTCGACCTGCAGGCCTTCCTCTTCGAAGAACCCCTTTTCTTTAGCGATGACGATCGGGGCGCAGTCGGTGAGCTTGATGAAGCCGAACTTCAGTTCGTCCTTCTCGACGTCGAGCAGGTTCTTCTCGGCGAGCGCCTGCACGCCATTTGTGCAAACCCCCAGGGCGAGGATCGCGAGGCGGATCCACCAAGCGTGCGTTCGTCGTGGTCCAATCACCGGGGGATTCCTCGTGACTCAGATAATCGATGGATGGTTTCGCGGTGCAGCGGCGCCATGTGGGCGGATCGCTTAACCGATCTCTCGCCGGTCGCTGCGTGCTGCGATAAGCAATTGGTGCGCCGCATCCCATTCAGCGCCCGGCCCGGATCGAGCCATATTCGAGAAATCCACTAGGAATAGCTCAATTCTCAGCTCGTAAATACCGAACAAGAATCACCCGAA harbors:
- a CDS encoding ABC transporter ATP-binding protein, which codes for MSYLELDNVNFGFGPPSNRYEVLEGANLSVDENEFVAVIGFSGSGKSTLISLLAGLEKPDSGEVRIGGAVVSKPGPDKGIVFQNYSLLPWLSVVGNIELAVKQVFPDKSGAERRNYLQHYIDMVSLTGSESKLPSELSGGMRQRLSLARTLAMQPEVLLLDEPLSALDALTRAVLQDEIIRIWEEDKRTVVMITNDVDEAVLMADRIVPLTPGPSSYLGQDFPVTLPRPRDRATLNFNPEFKRLRNDVTNYMLRINSEAKQLVIRPETPLPDLEPVLPGEPVHLVG
- a CDS encoding ABC transporter permease, whose translation is MKYKLIKAIDIAGLNFLTPVVLLCYGEERDKQIKKIGQYIVVPLLAIAAFVLAWFFVSERIQTKAGKLPNPVETWQSASSIWAFHRRENDKQAAFNLTGAAREKKLAEVEERLAALESVEQEADQAVTEAKAEAAEALAVKIDPIRERLEETEARFDQQEAAREAQLETAAAAAADGDQTARDAYVVLVREHRLKNDEAKEALRVIKDEESLVRGYKDPVVERALARQTAVAEERQYLGKMRDQLTRANRETKVAKEEARLEAAQAKLYAADPDGLYKAATGVVRSADRIERIDESAYAKPATVPYQIKRSVLCVFTGFLIGSAIAIPIGVLCGLSKTFMAAMTPFIALFKPVSPIVWLPVALIIVGGFIPDPDKNPLMQWLWDLPWLGQYQINPAFIASAITVALCSLWATMVNTAFGVASVDKDHINVARVLRLGFWDRLLKIVLPSALPLVFAGLRISLGVGWMVLIAAELLSSSEGLGKFVWDQFNNGASDSFAKMVVVVFIVGVIGLALDRMMIVFQRLVSFDGAPTAI
- a CDS encoding molybdopterin oxidoreductase family protein, with the translated sequence MSTAPTQQTEPTGVAEKLRCIVHNPIGGSLTRDLLRTPGEFGLGQVPAKIKPDATTTMVCGYCSTGCGLKIHLKEGEAVNLSPTTEYPVNLGMACPKGWEALSVLDAPDRATTPLLRGPTGELEPAAWDVALNEFCDNFKRIQSESGPGSVAFLSTGQLVTEEMALLGSLAKFGMGMLHGDGNTRQCMATAATAYKQSFGYDAPPYTYQDFEESDVMVLVGSNLCVAHPIMWERVCRNPHAPKIIVVDPRRTETAVSATEHLAIKPKSDLAFFYSVAHVLIREGWVDRGYVDAHTADYDGFAEFVQAFTPERAAQASGIAVETIEALSRTIHEGQRVSFWWTMGVNQNYEGTRIAQALINLALMTGNIGRPGTGANSITGQCNAMGSRLWSNTTGLLGGRYFTNEGDRQHVAGVLGIPVEKIPTEDSWPYHQIMEGIREGKIRGLWILCTNTAHSWIHQSDARELLGKLDFLVVQDMYHTTETAQLADLVLPAAGWGEKEGTFINSERRFGVVKKVRKAPGEALSDFSILRLIAEAWGCGEMFKEWTTPEAAFKIIQRLSAGLPSDITGVEDYADLDRAGGAQWPCTEKAVDVDQQRRLFADGRFCHQDGRARFLWEEPRPMPEPPDKEFPYLLLTGRGAASQWHTQTRTSKSAVLRKLYPQKPYVEIGAQDARREGFRTGDRVALTSRRGRIEVGVTVSPTMMPGQLFIPMHYDVTNQLTLAHFDPYSHQPSYKDCAVSIEKAAK
- a CDS encoding ABC transporter ATP-binding protein codes for the protein MSNTNDNRYVEIFNLTKAYPNPYADDVVVVDGFDLIMRKGEVVSVIGHSGCGKSTVLTMVAGLNETSGGSIAVAGREISGPGPDRAVVFQSPCLLPWLTSLENVLLGVDQVYPHGTKAERRQICEHYLAAVGLADSMNKYPREMSGGMQQRVGIARAIALKPRMLLLDEPFGRLDSLTRMDLQDVIIDILNRERITTMIITHDVDEAIYMSDRVCMMTSGPAAKVGQLLDLPFERPRVRSEVLEHPMYYDLRGSLVSFLEQQDHSGDDSSNDDGTMHVFQAMTTTTHELPAREIARENKETPLAAAV
- a CDS encoding DmsC/YnfH family molybdoenzyme membrane anchor subunit, with the translated sequence MPPETLTADPPPPHAGNGHSGVVVNGAPTVRSLLDEQQRMTPVERFADAHEAGVAPAQSKYYRDLIPLTAPGEGEQYAFDVDLDACSGCKACVSACHHLNGLEEGETWRWVGQLNDFGSQSGAAAATGALPIIQHITTACHHCVDPGCLAGCPTNAYEKDPVTGVVRHLDDQCFGCQYCTMACPYEVPQYSESKGIVRKCDMCHDRLAEGEAPACVQACPNQAIRISVVSVEESKRVGLEGEWLPGTPPSDFTKPTTVYRSKRPMSATAIGADRGVVEPQHAHWPLLVMLVLTQASVGGVALTALARWLAADSSPWFETASFALATGMGLAGLGLAPLHLGRPLYAFRAILGWRHSWLSREALVFGGFAPAAIAATLLAALPLVPSAWTEPVLAWVPVPVSWLRAPTELSAIAVGAAGVFCSAMIYIFTRRVLWSHAMTFLKFGLTPLTLGGSATLATWCVTQAVRDQAVGVVGPMLALLVATASVIKLLQDAWLMLWLVKPDHPLAMSAGLMVGPMRVQTALRFACSALGGLVLTLGAATIGGVPGATLACMALAAVFAGEIAERYLYFSAVVPLRMPGGIKS
- a CDS encoding CmpA/NrtA family ABC transporter substrate-binding protein — encoded protein: MLALGVCTNGVQALAEKNLLDVEKDELKFGFIKLTDCAPIVIAKEKGFFEEEGLQVEVIAQPNWKTLLDNVINGELDGAHMLSGQPIAATIGFGTKAHVITAFTMDLNGNGVTVSNSIWEQMQENDPDLDTDEPEHPISADALKPIVDEKLDEGEKLQMGMVFPVSTHNYELRYWLAAAGIHPGMYTKSDIGGRTDADVELSVTPPPMMPATLESGNIQGYCVGEPWNQAAVDKGIGVPVVTNYEIWKNNPEKVFGVTQDWADENPQTHLAVVKALILAGKWLDETDDEGNLVNREEAARILSRPDYVGANYDVIKNSMTGYFFFQKTDKVAMPDFNVFFKYHATYPWYSDGVWFLTQMRRWGQITDPKPASWYDETAREVYKPEVYLEAAQILIDEGLAEESDFPFGADGYKPPTNEFIDGVSYDGKKPIEYLNSHAIGNKD
- a CDS encoding GAF domain-containing protein, which produces MTTYGGITIMDETATQPTLGGAARELAPVVEVWRPTESGDRLEWASGSYGPHQALQAESATITFAPGEGLPGMAWADRSPVLLDNLFQAGFVRDHTAREAGLTSGIAIPCLSGERLHGVVVFLCDHNSNAQGAFEVWRRNDRDELSLENGYHANLERFGKVSQYVKFPRGAGLPGKTREARFPQLIGNVGASKEFMRAAGAKAEGLASALSLPIMRGTLDIDSVVLMLSAAKTPIAHCFEIWAPAEGSSPTGTVWRLASGVYGPFVDLGPPSATMRLAPGQGLVGRAAQTGAPLVSTRLPDFEPGRGDQLGEYGLNTGVALPFYQGERIAAIVTMIR